The following are from one region of the Raphanus sativus cultivar WK10039 unplaced genomic scaffold, ASM80110v3 Scaffold3749, whole genome shotgun sequence genome:
- the LOC108838989 gene encoding ETHYLENE INSENSITIVE 3-like 1 protein: MVFSEMGMRSNTGFFFSDDNGNTDDEFDVDKLEKRIWTQEMHLKRLKEHIKNKERDDEQLISKYMFKMMEVCNAQGFVYGIIPKEGRPIISASGNLQEWWRDKVNFDLNGPLAIAKYQESNNMIDEECNAIANGLVRKSLRELQDPTLGWLLSALMPHCDPPQRRFPFEKRVRPPWWPTGEEYWWPRDQGLAPPYKKPHDLKKSWKIGVLTSVIKHLSPGTIREIVTQSKSLRNKMTTKEKDIWFNVIDQEEASRHEKMLNTSNFAINHRYQDMNSRENYQPICPNRDRLFESSKPLNMSLFDGRQKHRSLYGSS; this comes from the coding sequence ATGGTGTTCAGCGAGATGGGAATGCGTAGCAACAcaggtttcttcttctctgatgATAATGGCAACACCGATGATGAGTTTGATGTGGATAAGCTTGAGAAAAGGATATGGACGCAGGAAATGCACTTAAAACGTCTAAAGGAACATATCAAGAATAAAGAAAGAGACGATGAGCAACTGATCTCAAAGTACATGTTTAAGATGATGGAAGTGTGTAACGCCCAAGGTTTTGTCTACGGGATCATTCCCAAGGAAGGGAGACCTATTATAAGTGCTTCCGGTAATCTTCAAGAATGGTGGAGAGATAAGGTCAATTTTGATCTTAATGGTCCACTTGCTATAGCAAAATACCAAGAATCAAATAATATGATTGACGAAGAGTGTAACGCTATTGCAAATGGACTAGTTCGAAAATCGCTAAGAGAACTTCAAGATCCGACTCTTGGATGGCTTTTATCAGCATTGATGCCACATTGTGATCCTCCGCAGAGAAGGTTTCCTTTTGAGAAAAGAGTTAGACCACCATGGTGGCCTACAGGGGAAGAGTATTGGTGGCCTAGAGATCAAGGTCTTGCACCACCTTATAAGAAGCCTCATGATTTGAAGAAGTCATGGAAGATTGGTGTGTTGACTTCAGTTATTAAGCATTTGTCTCCTGGTACAATACGTGAGATTGTTACTCAATCCAAAAGCTTGCGGAATAAGATGACTACTAAAGAAAAGGACATTTGGTTTAATGTTATTGACCAAGAAGAGGCCTCAAGACATGAGAAAATGTTGAATACTTCAAACTTCGCGATCAATCACAGATATCAAGATATGAATTCAAGAGAAAACTACCAACCGATTTGTCCAAACCGAGATCGG